In one Diabrotica virgifera virgifera chromosome 7, PGI_DIABVI_V3a genomic region, the following are encoded:
- the LOC114329843 gene encoding CLK4-associating serine/arginine rich protein: protein MMWHEARRQERKIRGMLVDYRRRAERRRDFYERIKADPTQFLQIHGRQCKIHLDQNTATAADNAAMMPWQGQSDNLIDRFDVRAHLDYIPNVEKSVEETLTQEERNLNYERYRIIAQNSFLAIPEEKFLKQLHLEEQFGYTEIKSKKDVKGGATIGYNYEDSTSMPVEAIDESEEENSDNDLDVDLAINVSKMDPVQANDLNKHGRGYGMSSNDFYSFLINDLEEAEADRLAREEEQEKALFSGRKSRRERRYHREKRLANRTISPPSYAAKVSPPPNIFEHRSKSRSKSPSPENAGKITYITSFGEEEETPSSSKAIPSSKTKSKDKAECNSEKSSLKKRLSRSRSKDRYCHRSKNNSRRKSRSRSSSRSRSKLVSGSRTYNNRRSRSRSISISRLRSVSASKGQSNNKRRRSSSSSSTSSTSSSSSSSSSSSSDSDKNSIKNLLDTDKQSPVQPVDGPPKVIPRYYGRKRSDESSSEPTSDPEDKTTVEDGSVESQNKSAYSRTNSNPNTVLSIAERFKRKRQALLNKQFKADKIAEQIKTEKERLEQQARVDELREMSIKLRKRQREKRHANDSGRSSSSDESSGSSHSSFTKEQSISPIREKEKRNEASSSNSRNHESKQDYRYRRDRRSRSSSRKRTSSRDWKRNSRDADIRNKRDERDTGKREDRDRRDRDDRDREDRDREDRDREDRDRRNRDYDRRDRRRDEDDKYRRGR from the coding sequence GATGTGGCACGAGGCAAGGCGACAAGAACGTAAAATTCGCGGAATGCTAGTGGACTACAGAAGAAGAGCTGAACGCAGACGCGATTTTTACGAAAGGATAAAAGCAGATCCCACCCAGTTCTTACAAATACATGGCAGACAATGTAAGATTCATTTGGACCAGAATACAGCAACGGCAGCTGATAATGCTGCAATGATGCCATGGCAGGGTCAAAGTGACAATCTGATAGATAGATTTGACGTTAGGGCTCATTTGGATTATATACCAAATGTCGAAAAAAGTGTTGAAGAAACACTCACCCAAGAAGAAAGAAACCTTAATTATGAAAGGTATAGAATAATTGctcaaaattcatttttagctATACCagaggaaaaatttttaaagcaattACACCTAGAAGAACAATTTGGGtacacagaaataaaaagtaaaaaagatGTTAAAGGTGGAGCTACTATTGGGTATAATTATGAGGATTCAACTAGTATGCCGGTTGAAGCAATTGATGAATCGGAGGAAGAAAATTCGGATAACGATTTAGATGTTGATTTGGCTATAAACGTTTCCAAAATGGATCCAGTACAAGCTAACGATTTGAATAAACATGGTCGTGGTTATGGAATGAGCTCAAATGATTTTTATTCATTCTTAATTAATGACTTAGAAGAAGCAGAAGCTGATAGGTTGGCAAgggaagaagaacaagaaaaagctTTGTTTTCGGGGCGAAAATCGCGAAGGGAAAGAAGGTACCATAGAGAAAAAAGACTAGCTAATAGAACAATAAGTCCTCCCAGTTACGCAGCTAAAGTTTCTCCACCACCTAATATTTTCGAACATAGATCCAAATCCCGTTCTAAGTCACCTTCCCCAGAAAACGCTGGAAAAATAACCTACATTACAAGCTTTGGAGAAGAGGAGGAAACTCCATCAAGTAGTAAAGCTATTCCCTCGAGTAAAACAAAATCAAAAGATAAAGCTGAATGTAACTCAGAGAAATCATCGTTGAAGAAACGCTTGTCACGGTCAAGGAGTAAAGACCGCTATTGCCACAGATCAAAAAATAACTCAAGAAGGAAAAGTAGATCGAGATCCTCATCCAGATCGCGATCAAAATTAGTGAGTGGAAGTAGGACTTATAATAATAGGAGAAGCCGTTCAAGAAGTATAAGCATTTCAAGGCTAAGAAGTGTAAGTGCTTCTAAAGGCCAATCTAACAACAAGAGACGTCGATCATCCTCTTCGTCATCCACATCGTCCACCTCGTCATCATCTTCAAGTTCTAGTTCCAGTAGTTCGGATTCTGATAAAAACTCGATCAAAAATCTCTTAGATACTGACAAGCAGAGTCCAGTCCAACCCGTAGACGGTCCTCCAAAGGTTATACCTAGATATTACGGTAGAAAGCGGTCTGACGAAAGTTCGTCTGAGCCTACTAGTGATCCTGAAGATAAAACTACAGTAGAGGATGGTAGTGTTGAGTCTCAAAATAAATCAGCATATTCCCGCACGAATTCAAATCCAAATACAGTATTGAGCATCGCAGAGCGTTTTAAACGGAAAAGGCAAGCATTACTAAATAAACAGTTCAAAGCAGATAAAATAGCGGAACAAATAAAAACTGAGAAAGAACGACTAGAACAACAAGCGAGAGTGGATGAGCTGAGGGAGATGTCTATTAAATTAAGAAAGCGGCAACGAGAAAAGCGTCATGCTAACGATAGTGGAAGGTCTTCAAGTTCTGATGAAAGTAGCGGAAGTAGTCATTCTTCATTTACTAAAGAGCAATCAATAAGTCCTATTCGTGAGAAGGAAAAAAGGAACGAGGCTAGTTCTAGTAACTCACGAAATCATGAGTCTAAACAGGATTATAGATATCGAAGAGATAGAAGATCCAGGTCCAGTAGCCGTAAAAGAACTAGTAGTAGAGATTGGAAACGAAATAGCAGGGATGCAGATATCAGGAATAAAAGAGATGAAAGGGATACAGGTAAGAGGGAGGATAGGGATAGGAGAGATAGGGATGACAGAGATAGGGAAGACAGAGATAGGGAAGACCGAGATAGGGAAGACCGAGATAGAAGAAATAGAGACTATGATAGAAGAGATAGAAGAAGAGATGAAGATGATAAATATAGAAGGGGTAGATAG